The Pelagibacterium halotolerans B2 genome has a segment encoding these proteins:
- a CDS encoding TlpA family protein disulfide reductase: MEQDKTEENKARSSSRPLVLGTGLVAAVAGIAAAVWISNGTSASSCPVRAEAAQSIDEVARGELAALMASTQWRDYSDIAFQDADGNPITLEDFAGKKLLINFWATWCAPCREEMPYLDALEASYGGDDFEVVAISLDMGSDGPAAARLFLDEIGADYLKLFADPSYRLFERLRNDGVTLGLPATVLVDEEGCELAVLQGPAKWDSPDGRRVIETLLEI, from the coding sequence ATGGAACAGGACAAAACGGAAGAAAACAAAGCGCGTAGTTCATCTCGCCCCTTGGTCCTTGGGACAGGACTTGTCGCGGCGGTGGCGGGCATAGCCGCAGCAGTCTGGATCAGCAATGGCACTTCGGCCTCCAGTTGCCCCGTAAGGGCAGAAGCGGCCCAGTCGATCGATGAAGTGGCCCGGGGTGAACTGGCCGCGCTCATGGCCTCCACCCAATGGCGTGACTATTCCGACATCGCCTTTCAGGATGCCGACGGTAACCCTATCACTCTGGAGGACTTTGCCGGAAAGAAGCTGTTGATCAATTTCTGGGCGACATGGTGCGCGCCCTGCCGGGAGGAAATGCCATATCTCGACGCCCTCGAAGCGTCCTATGGCGGCGACGATTTCGAGGTCGTCGCTATCAGCCTCGACATGGGAAGCGACGGTCCGGCTGCCGCTAGGCTTTTTCTCGATGAAATTGGTGCGGATTACCTGAAGCTCTTTGCCGACCCCAGCTACAGGCTCTTTGAACGCTTGCGCAATGACGGGGTGACCCTGGGTCTCCCGGCCACTGTCCTGGTTGATGAAGAAGGCTGCGAACTGGCCGTTCTGCAAGGCCCGGCCAAATGGGATAGTCCCGATGGCCGCAGGGTCATCGAGACGCTGCTGGAGATATGA
- a CDS encoding heavy metal translocating P-type ATPase, which translates to MTREHRQTRYRVAGMDCASCAAKIDTAVRRLPGIEDVKVSVMAGTMTTTDNGSVDLDAIRSKVESLGYKASRLAESGPESREPGVPADGHEHCSHDGHHHDHSHDHDDHGHGQEDRTSAVQKNAKASTGAHGHDHGPLDGPWWKTSKAQLTIICGLALGAAFLAGQMLPQTQPWGFIIAMFVGLIPIARRAYMGAINGSPFSIETLMTVAAIGAVIIGATEEAAVVVLLFLVGELLEGIAASRARASITALADLMPKTALLEVDGETRTVPSDSLSVGAVILVRPGDRISADGEVISGDSAVNEAPVTGESVPKRKEAGDGVFAGTVNGEGVLRIRVTATSADNTIARVIALVEEAQESKAPTERFIDRFSKYYTPGVMVFALLVAVLPPLVAGEDWGTWVYRGLAVLLIGCPCALVISTPAAIAAGLSAGARRGLLMKGGAVLESLRKIDLVAFDKTGTLTEGKPQVTDIVGIGRDEREVLRLAAALEAGSSHPLAVAILARADAEVVPIRSADNAGAVGGKGVVGSLDGVELFLGSPRAARERTELGAELDGKIAALNDAGKTVSVLLAGGEIAGLIAMRDEPREDARAGIGRLKELGADALMLTGDNTRTASAIAASLGMEARAELLPQDKQRIVGKLRGTGRVVAKVGDGINDAPALAAADIGIAMGGGTDVALETADAAILHGRVTDVANMIGLSRATMSNIFQNITIALGLKAVFLVTTVLGITGLWPAILADTGATVLVTANAMRLLVWRGIGREA; encoded by the coding sequence ATGACTCGCGAACATCGCCAAACCCGCTATCGCGTCGCTGGAATGGATTGCGCCAGTTGCGCAGCCAAGATCGATACGGCGGTTCGCCGCTTGCCCGGCATCGAGGATGTGAAGGTCTCCGTCATGGCCGGAACCATGACGACGACAGACAATGGTAGCGTCGACCTCGACGCGATTCGTTCCAAGGTAGAAAGCCTTGGCTACAAGGCGAGCAGGCTGGCCGAGTCAGGCCCTGAAAGCCGAGAACCCGGTGTTCCGGCGGACGGCCATGAGCATTGCAGCCACGACGGCCACCATCATGACCATAGTCACGACCACGACGACCACGGTCATGGTCAAGAAGATCGAACCAGCGCAGTGCAGAAAAACGCGAAGGCTTCAACCGGCGCGCATGGCCATGACCATGGCCCGTTGGACGGTCCCTGGTGGAAAACCTCCAAGGCTCAATTGACCATCATATGCGGCCTCGCTCTTGGTGCCGCATTCCTGGCCGGTCAGATGCTTCCGCAGACCCAGCCCTGGGGCTTCATCATCGCGATGTTCGTAGGGCTCATACCCATCGCACGCCGCGCCTATATGGGTGCGATCAATGGCAGCCCGTTCTCCATAGAGACCTTGATGACGGTCGCGGCCATCGGCGCGGTCATTATCGGAGCCACCGAGGAAGCCGCCGTCGTCGTGCTTCTGTTCCTGGTCGGGGAACTGCTCGAGGGCATCGCTGCCAGCCGCGCCCGGGCCAGTATCACGGCGCTGGCCGATCTCATGCCCAAAACCGCACTGCTCGAAGTGGATGGCGAGACCCGTACCGTGCCTTCCGACAGCTTGTCCGTTGGAGCGGTCATTCTGGTGCGGCCCGGCGATCGCATTTCCGCCGACGGGGAGGTGATCTCCGGGGACAGCGCCGTCAACGAGGCTCCGGTCACCGGAGAATCCGTGCCCAAGCGCAAGGAGGCCGGCGATGGGGTCTTCGCCGGTACGGTCAACGGCGAGGGCGTGCTGCGCATTCGCGTCACCGCGACCAGCGCCGACAACACCATTGCGCGGGTGATCGCGTTGGTCGAGGAAGCCCAGGAATCCAAGGCGCCCACCGAGCGCTTCATCGACCGGTTCTCCAAATACTATACCCCAGGCGTGATGGTCTTCGCGCTCCTCGTCGCCGTCCTGCCGCCGCTGGTCGCGGGCGAGGATTGGGGCACTTGGGTCTATCGTGGACTGGCGGTCCTTCTCATCGGGTGTCCGTGCGCTCTCGTCATCTCGACGCCCGCTGCGATCGCCGCCGGACTTTCGGCCGGGGCGCGGCGCGGCCTGCTGATGAAGGGCGGCGCCGTCCTCGAAAGCCTGAGAAAGATCGACCTCGTTGCCTTCGACAAGACCGGCACCCTGACCGAGGGCAAGCCGCAGGTGACCGACATCGTCGGGATCGGCCGGGACGAGCGGGAAGTGTTGCGGCTCGCCGCCGCGCTCGAGGCGGGATCGAGCCATCCGTTGGCCGTGGCCATCCTCGCGCGGGCCGATGCGGAGGTCGTTCCCATCCGGTCCGCCGACAATGCCGGCGCGGTCGGCGGCAAGGGTGTGGTTGGCTCGCTCGATGGCGTCGAGTTGTTCCTGGGATCGCCGCGGGCGGCGCGGGAGCGCACCGAGTTGGGCGCCGAGCTCGACGGCAAGATCGCGGCGCTCAACGACGCGGGCAAGACCGTCTCGGTTCTTCTCGCCGGTGGAGAGATCGCCGGGCTGATCGCCATGCGCGACGAGCCGCGCGAAGATGCTCGGGCGGGTATAGGACGGCTCAAGGAGCTTGGGGCAGACGCTCTCATGCTGACCGGCGACAACACGCGAACTGCAAGCGCCATCGCCGCCTCGCTCGGCATGGAGGCGCGAGCCGAGCTGCTACCTCAGGACAAGCAGCGGATCGTGGGCAAGCTGCGCGGCACTGGTCGCGTCGTCGCCAAGGTGGGAGACGGCATCAACGATGCGCCCGCGCTGGCCGCAGCCGATATCGGCATCGCCATGGGCGGGGGTACCGATGTGGCGCTAGAGACGGCCGATGCCGCTATCCTGCACGGCCGGGTGACGGACGTGGCCAACATGATCGGGCTGTCGCGCGCGACCATGAGCAACATTTTCCAGAACATCACGATCGCGTTGGGACTCAAGGCGGTGTTCCTGGTGACGACGGTGCTCGGCATCACCGGCCTTTGGCCAGCGATCTTGGCTGACACCGGCGCCACGGTCCTTGTCACCGCAAACGCCATGCGCCTGCTCGTATGGCGGGGAATCGGACGCGAGGCCTAA
- a CDS encoding cation diffusion facilitator family transporter produces the protein MTRNPETPNIANGGHAHDADHDHGQVVTASNERRIRLVLIFTASYAIVQAVGGWFSGSLALIADAGHMVSDSAALLLALIAYRIARRAADATRTYGFHRVRVLAALANGATLLLLVAWIAWEAVQRINAPVEILAGPMLIVAVIGLGVNVAGALILWSGNRGDGNLRGAFLHVIGDLLGSVGAIAAAIGIMLTGWTILDPILSVLVAMLVVRSAWSLISDSIRVLLQAVPRGVDAVEAERGLASLPGVAEAGHFHAWTLTDESSVATVHVSPAEGTDPLSLPQIVSGWLKERYAIDHVTVQVDPPGKLDPGHH, from the coding sequence ATGACCCGAAACCCGGAAACCCCGAACATTGCGAATGGCGGGCACGCTCATGACGCGGATCACGATCACGGGCAGGTCGTGACCGCCTCGAACGAGCGGCGCATCCGTCTTGTCCTCATTTTCACCGCCAGCTATGCGATCGTGCAGGCTGTCGGCGGTTGGTTCTCCGGTTCACTGGCGTTGATCGCCGATGCCGGCCACATGGTCTCGGATTCGGCCGCACTGCTCCTAGCCCTGATCGCCTACCGCATCGCGCGGCGCGCGGCGGATGCCACGCGCACCTACGGATTCCACCGGGTGAGGGTGCTCGCGGCGCTCGCCAACGGCGCGACGCTGCTCTTGCTCGTCGCATGGATAGCCTGGGAAGCGGTGCAGCGTATCAATGCTCCTGTTGAGATTCTGGCGGGGCCGATGCTGATCGTCGCCGTGATTGGCCTTGGCGTGAATGTGGCTGGAGCTCTGATTCTCTGGTCGGGGAACAGGGGCGATGGCAATCTCAGGGGCGCTTTCCTGCATGTCATCGGAGACCTTCTCGGCTCGGTTGGCGCCATCGCCGCCGCGATCGGGATCATGCTGACGGGTTGGACCATCTTGGACCCGATCCTCTCGGTGCTGGTGGCGATGCTCGTGGTCCGCTCCGCGTGGAGCCTTATCTCGGACTCGATCCGTGTTCTGTTGCAGGCCGTCCCCCGGGGCGTGGATGCGGTTGAAGCGGAGCGCGGTCTTGCGAGCCTCCCCGGGGTGGCGGAGGCGGGGCATTTTCACGCCTGGACACTGACCGACGAATCCAGCGTTGCCACAGTCCACGTCAGCCCGGCAGAGGGAACGGATCCGCTCAGCCTGCCCCAGATCGTCTCGGGCTGGCTCAAGGAGCGATATGCGATCGACCACGTCACCGTCCAGGTGGACCCGCCCGGAAAACTCGACCCCGGACACCACTGA
- a CDS encoding DUF1223 domain-containing protein, producing the protein MRVPVSQSARLVLRLYLAAMTCLAAGAAYALEIRDRPDAVVELFTSQGCPPCPAADQLLSRMSDENNVIALAYHVNYWDYTGWADTFAISASGELQKAYARAAGTNRLYTPQMIVNGERSMAGSNAEEVSSALADADLALSIDVEAESQDVVVLKAGPRSGLGEAIVWLVAFRNGAEVDVSSGDNMGQRLSYSHIVTSRQPVGMWDPTSGVEIRIPVPEALGPDNDGFALIIQEKNGALPGRILGATAVIR; encoded by the coding sequence ATGCGCGTTCCTGTTTCCCAATCTGCCCGGCTGGTTCTTCGCCTGTATCTGGCAGCGATGACCTGCTTGGCGGCCGGTGCTGCGTACGCATTGGAGATACGCGACCGGCCCGACGCAGTCGTCGAACTCTTCACGAGCCAGGGCTGCCCGCCTTGCCCGGCAGCAGACCAGCTCCTGTCCCGGATGAGCGATGAGAACAACGTCATCGCTCTCGCCTATCACGTGAACTATTGGGACTATACGGGCTGGGCCGACACCTTTGCCATATCCGCCAGTGGCGAACTCCAGAAAGCCTATGCCAGGGCGGCGGGCACGAACCGGCTCTATACGCCGCAGATGATCGTCAACGGTGAACGCAGCATGGCGGGCTCAAACGCCGAGGAGGTCTCGAGCGCGCTTGCCGATGCGGATCTGGCGCTTTCCATAGACGTTGAGGCTGAATCTCAGGACGTCGTCGTCCTCAAAGCTGGCCCGCGTTCGGGTTTGGGCGAGGCGATCGTGTGGCTGGTCGCCTTTCGCAACGGCGCCGAGGTCGATGTCTCAAGTGGCGACAACATGGGCCAACGCCTATCCTATTCTCATATCGTCACGTCCCGCCAACCGGTCGGGATGTGGGATCCGACGAGCGGCGTGGAAATACGCATTCCAGTGCCTGAGGCTCTCGGGCCCGACAACGATGGCTTCGCGCTCATAATACAGGAAAAGAACGGCGCGTTGCCCGGCCGTATTCTGGGGGCTACCGCAGTCATTCGCTAA
- the lspA gene encoding signal peptidase II codes for MKFPVALYLVPGLVGLDLAAKIWALGALDASDPAIFLVPGLSLKLAFNSGVSFGFFSGSPVLVLIVTTVLVLALTVWFFRTSSSLDALALGCIIAGAVSNLADRGVHGAVTDFLAWGPRASPFFVNNLADIWITAGVLILFGGPLLRSLGSTRPKTAK; via the coding sequence ATGAAGTTCCCCGTCGCATTATACCTCGTGCCTGGCCTTGTCGGACTGGATCTCGCAGCGAAAATCTGGGCGCTGGGCGCGTTGGACGCTTCGGATCCGGCAATCTTCCTGGTGCCCGGCCTCTCACTGAAGCTTGCGTTCAATTCGGGTGTGTCGTTCGGCTTTTTTTCCGGTTCGCCGGTCTTGGTGCTGATCGTGACGACCGTGCTTGTCCTGGCTTTGACGGTCTGGTTTTTCCGCACATCGTCTTCGCTCGACGCGCTTGCCTTGGGCTGCATCATCGCCGGTGCGGTTTCCAACTTGGCGGATCGGGGCGTCCATGGCGCTGTAACGGATTTCCTTGCGTGGGGGCCACGCGCCTCTCCATTTTTCGTCAACAATCTGGCCGATATCTGGATCACGGCAGGCGTCTTGATATTGTTTGGAGGGCCATTGCTCCGCTCTCTCGGATCAACGCGGCCGAAAACTGCAAAATGA
- a CDS encoding flavin-containing monooxygenase: protein MLDQRASVLDTDVLVIGAGQAGLAAGYHLTRNGVKFVIAEREGRAGASWLRRYKSLTLFTPRRLDELPGLSLKGEAGGYPTRDEFAAYLDAYAKAYHLPIRYGFPITRLERFDGGRFLATGPGPELISARAVVVATGGFQVPVVPALSSGLERSVVQLTPETYRNLGSIAQGPVLVIGDGASGRDIAAELSLLHTVLLSGGRRRRLLPERIFGVSIWTWLAATGLLRAPAESLLGRKMREADPFPNRSRSDRDLLDRGVVRKARVIGVHGNRALFADGSSADVGAVIWCMGYRDEFGWLAIEEAKDTSGNVKHDKGHSPVAGLFYVGRPWQRNRGSGLVLGVGEDARLIVAAAIRL from the coding sequence ATGCTTGATCAGCGCGCCAGTGTCCTCGATACCGACGTATTGGTGATCGGCGCGGGTCAGGCTGGGTTGGCTGCTGGATATCACCTGACGCGGAACGGGGTAAAGTTCGTCATCGCCGAGCGCGAGGGACGCGCGGGCGCGAGCTGGCTGCGCCGGTACAAGTCGCTCACCCTGTTCACCCCGCGTCGGCTTGACGAGCTGCCAGGATTGTCACTTAAAGGGGAGGCTGGCGGTTATCCAACACGCGATGAGTTCGCGGCGTATCTGGATGCTTATGCCAAAGCCTATCACCTGCCGATCCGATACGGTTTTCCCATAACAAGACTGGAGCGGTTTGATGGTGGCCGGTTCCTTGCCACCGGGCCCGGACCAGAGCTCATTTCGGCTCGCGCGGTTGTTGTTGCGACAGGCGGGTTCCAGGTCCCGGTGGTGCCGGCCCTATCGAGCGGATTGGAGCGCAGCGTCGTTCAACTCACGCCTGAAACGTATCGAAATCTTGGGAGCATTGCGCAAGGCCCGGTTCTTGTCATCGGTGACGGCGCCTCTGGCCGCGACATTGCGGCTGAACTGAGTCTCCTTCACACCGTCCTGCTCTCTGGTGGTCGCCGCCGTCGGTTGTTGCCTGAACGGATCTTCGGGGTGAGCATCTGGACTTGGCTGGCAGCAACCGGGTTGCTGAGAGCACCTGCTGAATCGCTGTTGGGGCGTAAGATGCGGGAAGCCGATCCTTTTCCCAACCGCAGCCGCAGCGACCGGGACTTGCTCGACAGGGGCGTGGTCCGAAAGGCCCGGGTGATCGGCGTGCACGGAAATCGCGCCCTCTTTGCGGACGGCTCCTCGGCTGACGTGGGAGCCGTAATTTGGTGCATGGGCTATCGGGATGAATTCGGCTGGCTGGCGATCGAAGAGGCGAAGGATACCTCAGGGAACGTGAAACACGATAAGGGCCATAGTCCCGTGGCTGGCCTGTTTTATGTCGGAAGGCCGTGGCAGCGCAATCGGGGCTCCGGTCTGGTGCTCGGTGTTGGCGAGGATGCCCGGCTCATCGTTGCGGCGGCCATCAGATTGTGA